One part of the Arachidicoccus terrestris genome encodes these proteins:
- a CDS encoding CTP synthase, whose product MAKYVFVTGGVTSSLGKGIIAASLAKLLQARGLKVTIQKFDPYINIDPGTMNPYEHGECYVTEDGAETDLDLGHYERFLNIHTSQANNVTTGRIYQTVINREREGAYLGKTVQVIPHITDEIKRRMLLLGGDGNYDVVITEIGGTIGDIESLPFVEAIRQIQWELPEEDVCVVHLTLIPYLKAAKELKTKPTQHSVKTMSENGVHPDIIVCRTEEPLTNELKRKIALFCNVKQDAVIEAMDASSIYEVPLEMLREKLDLICLKKFQISDIKEPQLEQWKVFLDKLKYPKSKITIGLIGKYIELQDAYKSILESFIHAGAACEVKVQIINVHSEFITKDNVAEKLESFDGMLVAPGFGERGIEGKIMAIQYAREHGIPFFGICLGMQMAVIEFARNVIGLKGAHSTEMKEDATHPVISMMEEQKKVKLMGGTMRLGAYPCEIKDGSLAHKIYGKVNISERHRHRYEFNNEYLQQFIDKGMPATGFNPETGLVEIVEVPTHPFFIGVQYHPELKSTVLNPAPLFVHFVAAAKQYSEKRTANKMTSAVIR is encoded by the coding sequence ATTTGACCCTTATATCAATATCGACCCCGGAACCATGAACCCTTATGAGCATGGAGAGTGTTATGTAACAGAAGATGGTGCGGAGACCGACCTGGATTTGGGACATTATGAAAGGTTCCTGAATATTCATACTTCCCAGGCGAACAACGTTACCACGGGAAGGATCTATCAGACGGTGATCAACAGAGAGCGGGAGGGAGCATACCTGGGTAAGACTGTCCAGGTTATTCCTCACATTACCGATGAGATTAAGCGCCGTATGCTATTGCTGGGCGGGGACGGTAACTATGACGTGGTTATCACTGAAATCGGCGGTACAATAGGGGATATCGAAAGCCTGCCGTTTGTAGAAGCTATTCGCCAGATCCAATGGGAATTGCCCGAAGAAGATGTTTGCGTTGTACACCTGACGCTGATCCCTTATCTGAAGGCGGCAAAAGAACTTAAGACCAAACCTACACAACATTCTGTTAAGACCATGAGTGAAAATGGGGTGCATCCCGATATCATTGTCTGCAGGACTGAAGAACCACTCACCAATGAACTGAAGAGAAAAATAGCTCTTTTCTGTAATGTAAAACAGGATGCCGTAATAGAAGCGATGGATGCTTCTTCTATTTATGAAGTGCCGCTGGAAATGCTTCGAGAGAAACTGGACTTGATCTGTCTGAAAAAATTTCAGATCTCCGATATTAAAGAACCACAACTAGAACAATGGAAAGTCTTCCTCGATAAATTGAAATACCCAAAAAGTAAAATCACGATCGGTCTGATCGGAAAGTATATTGAACTGCAGGATGCCTATAAATCGATTTTGGAGAGCTTTATTCATGCAGGTGCGGCTTGTGAGGTGAAAGTACAGATCATCAATGTTCACAGCGAATTTATTACTAAAGATAATGTCGCAGAGAAACTGGAATCCTTTGACGGGATGCTGGTAGCGCCAGGATTTGGAGAAAGAGGAATTGAAGGTAAGATTATGGCCATTCAATATGCCAGAGAGCACGGCATTCCTTTCTTTGGAATTTGCCTGGGTATGCAGATGGCCGTTATAGAATTTGCCCGCAATGTAATTGGCCTGAAAGGAGCTCATTCTACAGAAATGAAGGAAGATGCCACGCATCCGGTCATCAGTATGATGGAAGAACAGAAAAAGGTAAAATTAATGGGCGGGACTATGCGCCTCGGCGCCTATCCTTGTGAGATCAAAGATGGGTCATTGGCACATAAAATTTACGGAAAGGTGAATATCTCGGAAAGGCATCGTCACCGGTATGAGTTTAATAATGAATACCTGCAGCAATTTATTGACAAGGGAATGCCGGCTACCGGTTTCAATCCCGAGACAGGTCTGGTAGAGATCGTGGAGGTTCCGACGCACCCTTTCTTCATTGGTGTACAATATCATCCCGAATTAAAAAGTACCGTTCTAAATCCTGCCCCGCTCTTTGTCCATTTCGTGGCTGCCGCCAAGCAATACAGTGAAAAGAGAACGGCTAATAAAATGACCAGTGCGGTGATCAGATAA